One genomic segment of Centroberyx gerrardi isolate f3 chromosome 4, fCenGer3.hap1.cur.20231027, whole genome shotgun sequence includes these proteins:
- the amn1 gene encoding protein AMN1 homolog: MAMDSLFDICAEFVADSADNYLSDIRTLPVGIKDKLVVKMTRRRKVTDENISELLHPGTQKLNLECCQVSDVALQQICCPHLKTIILAGCRRITSEGVIALASSCPSLKVVDLKDCEGVTDEAVRALAHTCRGLEVLSLQGCSTIGDAALLALAENCRLLHALCLSGTQVTDVGLIGLVTGPCSNNLNELQVARCRNLTDESVAAVFTNCPKLRTFVINDCPHITAQVWMHRIANFQYLSWTV, translated from the exons ATGGCCATGGATTCGCTTTTTGATAT TTGTGCAGAATTTGTGGCTGACTCTGCAGACAACTACCTCAGTGACATACGGACCTTACCTGTGGGCATAAAGGACAAGCTGGTGGTAAAAATGACTAGAAGACGGAAAGTCACTGACGAGAACATTAGTGAG CTGTTGCATCCAGGGACACAGAAACTCAATCTAGAGTGCTGTCAAGTGTCAGATGTAGCCCTACAACAGATCTGCTGCCCGCATCTCAAGACCATAATACTGGCTGGCTGCCGGAGAATCACCTCAGAAG GTGTGATAGCTCTTGCCTCTTCATGTCCAAGCCTAAAGGTGGTGGATCTGAAAGACTGTGAAGGAGTGACAGATGAGGCAGTGAGGGCTCTGGCCCACACTTGCAGAGGCCTGGAGGTCCTCAGTCTCCAGGGCTGCTCCACCATCGGAGACGCCGCCCTGCTGGCGCTGGCAGAGAACTGCAGGCTGCTGCACGCACTCTGCCTCTCTGGAACACAG GTTACAGATGTGGGCCTTATTGGACTGGTCACAGGGCCTTGCTCCAATAATTTGAAT GAACTACAGGTGGCAAGATGTCGCAACTTGACTGATGAGTCCGTCGCAGCCGTTTTCACAAACTGCCCCAAACTCAGAACATTTGTCATCAACGACTGTCCTCACATCACAG CTCAGGTTTGGATGCATCGTATCGCCAACTTTCAGTATCTATCATGGACCGTGTAG
- the etfbkmt gene encoding electron transfer flavoprotein beta subunit lysine methyltransferase: MHGIYLLNNPAVCEGKTVLDLGSGCGASAIAAKLCGAAHVVANDIDSVAAIATHMNCELNGLEPLVCVTDNMIGSEPEGFDLILLGDMFYEETLADRLHSWLDRCIQTHGTQVLIGDPGRAQFEGHGIRRLLRQLAQFELPESVREENYGLTCSTVWRYHPEL; the protein is encoded by the exons ATGCATGGAAT ATATCTGCTGAATAACCCTGCAGTGTGTGAGGGGAAGACGGTGCTGGACCTGGGGAGCGGCTGTGGAGCCTCAGCCATCGCTGCCAAACTGTGTGGTGCTGCTCATGTTGTTGCTAATGATATTGACTCAG TTGCAGCCATTGCCACCCACATGAACTGTGAGCTGAACGGCCTGGAGCCGCTTGTTTGTGTGACTGACAATATGATCGGCTCAGAGCCCGAGGGCTTCGACCTCATTCTCCTGGGTGACATGTTCTACGAGGAAACCCTCGCAGACAGGCTGCACAGCTGGCTGGACCGCTGCATCCAGACCCACGGCACCCAAGTCCTGATCGGAGACCCCGGCAGAGCCCAGTTTGAGGGGCATGGCATCAGAAGGCTCCTGCGCCAACTGGCCCAGTTCGAGCTGCCCGAGTCGGTCAGAGAGGAGAACTACGGCCTGACCTGTAGCACTGTTTGGCGCTACCATCCTGAACTCTAA